The sequence below is a genomic window from Vespula pensylvanica isolate Volc-1 chromosome 1, ASM1446617v1, whole genome shotgun sequence.
GCAGGTATACCATAAAATATACCAAATacacgtattaaaaatatttgcaaaaaacGAGGGAATAATGTGAAAATCCAAGTTAAAAAGATCAACAAGCTGGCTATGTTAAAGACCTGTAAAAAATTTGCTATTAAGCATTTCTCTAAAGTATTTCTAAATTAGTAGCAAAAAAACTTACAATACGTGTTAAAAATTGTCCATTCGGAGTATCTGCCATATTTTCAATTGTAGGAAAAAgcaaataacatttttctactttcttagAGATATCCTCatcttttaacaaatttaatataaaccaACTTCCAATAGAATGACCTATCAGATATATTTTTGCATCATTTGGAATATAGTTCTTTATGAATTGTATCTACACAATAAAAAAgagcatattttttaatccatttgtaattattcgttaaaaaaaaattaaaaaaagggatAACATAATTAACCTTATGTTCTACTTGTGCAGACAAACCATAATATTTGTGCCATTCTTTGTCACTAGGcacgtttatttttaaatctttagaAGGTTCCACATGGCCAGCATGTCCAACGACCCAAATTGGAGTTCCAAAAGGCAATCTATTGCTAAGAGATTTAATAAAACCTTCATAAAATTGTGGAACTCCTGGATTTCCAGGAATAACAATTACcacattctttttatcatcttgGAAACTTTCTTCGACCCATTGGCCTTCAATTATTACTTGGGTTTGAACATTgttcaaaagaagaaatgttttCTGCATGtttttttactaattaaattagtttaaaaataatatacatacttgtATCCAATATTTCTTTGGAAACAAATGCATGCTGCaaaataagaatgaattaTAACCATACAAGTTTGTCgacaattgaaataaaatactcATATATTACAAACAATAGTAcaagaagtaataataattaacgaagcTGATAAATGTTACCGATctatagagaaataaagaagtttTTAGTCCTCGAATACAAATACTGGGTATACTTTATCCAAACCTTATAGCACTGTTCAAGTTACGTCgcaaataaaagttaataaaaggttatttaaataagatgGACTTTATACATAAACTACAAAGCAAGCAAGTATTCAACACACTGTGTTCCTACCATGGGTCTATCGGTATATAAGCTTGTGTTGATTAACCTCTCTACATTACCTCTTGCATACGTAATAGTCGGTTTTTTATAGGTTAAAATAAGTAATGTTAGTAGAGTGTAAACTCACACTTTTCAGTCTCTCatatgtatactttttttttaatagtgatCACCTTGCAGTGATCTGTGCTAGATATGATATTGGTATGCATTTGTTTCATGATAAatgtataaagaataataaatataattgaccacaaaaaataaaatcttgtcAAATGTCTTTCTTGTCAACAATAATGCATATAATTgtatactatttattattatagtaatagtaataatataaagagaattaCTCCTGcagaaattttttgaaaaagtttttcatttGTGCGTAAActattctcgaaaaaatatcactttaacacgattttttttttttttaaagaaaataaagcttcaaaaattccaaaaaaacGGGGTCCTAAACTTAAACGTTGTTTTTAAAATGAGATCTTGTTCATCAAAATTGGTCAAGaattacatttgtttttattgctcgtgtaaattattattataaaccaGGGTTGATGAACAGTTTTAAAATACGTCGATGTAAAGTGTACTTTAAacgtaaaaatgtaaaaaaaaaaagtaataataattttctttgattatgTCGAATAATCGTTaagttacaagaaaaaaaaagcagacaTGAACATGTGCCGAAATAGCTCAGTTGGGAGAGCGTTAGACTGAAGATCTAAATGTCCCCGGTTCAATCCCGGGTTTCGGCagaggatatttttttttctattttattcagTAATCCACATGAAAAGTAATTCATTTGTCAAAAGTTTATAATTTAACAtcatatattttgattaagtattttttttaatgatttgatcaataaaacaattaaatttattttttattataatttgatattacatataaatattatttgaacaCTAGTATCATGTGCCGAAATAGCTCAGTTGGGAGAGCGTTAGACTGAAGATCTAAATGTCCCCGGTTCAATCCCGGGTTTCGGCagaggatttttttttcctttttcgaacTACTtccttattaaataaatatagatattatttttcttatcataatttatcataaaattaaattatgtcAGAACGATAATTCAAAAcaacgaaataattcgatcgcTCGATTATGTAAGTAATTATCACATCGAACGTCatgaaaatatacaattacaaTAAAACAAGCGAtacttttatatcgatttcgataaaatGTATAGTATGTATCGGAtacataaaaatcgataagttATCGCGCTTACAATGATCTCACGTTTCGATTtctaacatatgtatatatgggtATGAAAATCTATATAATGACAGTCGTACTCAAATTTTTTCTGAGAAATATCAGGCATGCAGAtctaaaaattaagaaaaaaaagggggaaggaagaaataaataaataaaaaagaatgaaacaaagaagaaatagaatcaaaaagaaacaaatagaatCGATGAAATTCTACGTAGGAACTAGACGGACtagtagataaataataacgtcGTATCTGGACGATATAGCTTGGattgataagaagaaaagtttagaaaaatataacgatcgtAAGTgcgtaagaaaagaagatttgtctcttagaattaaatataattcacatggtttatcgtttaaaagcGATGTGATGGTGGAAGATATTAAGACAAGTTTTCAAGCAGTTGTTTCTATTAGGAATGCAAAAGTGGATATCGTGGACAGTAAGCGCCATTTTGGTAACTAGTCTTGCGGCTCTTTTATTCCACAGTATCTCGGTAGTTGTACGTTGTACATACAACGCCGCGTGTGGTATCAGCAATGGAACGGTAGCAGCTGAGAAAGCGGTCGGTGGATGGttagaaagaggaggaggaggaagaagaggagggaagcaagcaagcaagcaagcaagcaagcaagcaagcaagcaagcaagcaagcaagcacgCTAGCAAGCAAGCTAGCGAGTGAGTGAGCAAGCAagcgagtgagcgagcgagcgagcaagctagcaagcaagcaagcaagcaagcaagcaagcaagcagcgACGTTCCACCGACAGTACACGCTTGAAAGATGGCGGAGGGTAATTCGAAAGCGCGCGTTATATAGTCACTCGTTGAACGCGCATGCGCAATGGCGGTAACTCGCGTGGCCGCGATGGTGTCGATGGGCGTGGCCAATTCGCCAACGAACTTGCACCGGCTGGCACTGTGTTGCTCCCTGCAAAAAACTACACGGAATACGACGTCACTGGTTTCgccgttctttctctctctctctctctctctctctctctctctctctttcgctggAGGAGAAGTAGTgcattttttagaaaaagagagatagagaaagtacCGAACATGCAA
It includes:
- the LOC122629343 gene encoding lipid droplet-associated hydrolase; this translates as MQKTFLLLNNVQTQVIIEGQWVEESFQDDKKNVVIVIPGNPGVPQFYEGFIKSLSNRLPFGTPIWVVGHAGHVEPSKDLKINVPSDKEWHKYYGLSAQVEHKIQFIKNYIPNDAKIYLIGHSIGSWFILNLLKDEDISKKVEKCYLLFPTIENMADTPNGQFLTRIVFNIASLLIFLTWIFTLFPRFLQIFLIRVFGIFYGIPAKSINAVNLLLQPRILKRVFRLADEEMKEVKELDHNIIDEHARKLWLYYGAKDQWTPVSYYNNMKAKHDNVEAYLCKFNFPHSFVLNHDKDVGEMIGDSINQNISNSK